A region from the Mycolicibacterium litorale genome encodes:
- a CDS encoding acyl-CoA thioesterase produces the protein MSRLLELIGVTPGEGAGAFAGVPSGPAGKRAYGGQFAAQSLAAAARTVDPDRLPTNLHLQFLRGGEAGDPIGYTVTPVYDGRTTASRRVESRQDGRLLTTATVSFAVPMAGPEHGRRTPLPVDPDTLERTGPPGPAPSLPLEELDIRIVDDRSDGFVRRLWWRATVALPDDPLVHTLVAVYVTDLYMIDPALQVHGHSMRARTHRSGTTDSSVWFHRPVRADEWNLLESTSPAAARGRGVITASLVRADGVVAATLVQEGLIAEREPRPR, from the coding sequence GTGAGCCGCCTGCTCGAGCTCATCGGCGTGACGCCGGGGGAGGGTGCGGGCGCGTTCGCCGGTGTCCCGAGTGGGCCGGCGGGCAAACGCGCCTACGGCGGTCAGTTCGCCGCACAGAGCCTGGCGGCCGCCGCCCGCACCGTCGACCCTGACCGGCTCCCCACCAACCTGCACCTGCAGTTCCTGCGCGGCGGTGAGGCCGGTGACCCGATCGGCTACACCGTCACGCCGGTGTACGACGGGCGCACCACGGCGTCGCGTCGCGTCGAATCGCGCCAGGACGGGCGGCTGCTCACCACGGCCACCGTGTCGTTCGCGGTGCCGATGGCCGGACCCGAGCACGGCCGCCGCACACCGCTTCCCGTCGATCCGGACACGCTGGAACGCACGGGTCCGCCCGGGCCCGCCCCGTCCTTGCCGCTCGAGGAACTCGACATCCGCATCGTCGACGACCGCTCGGACGGGTTCGTCCGCCGGCTGTGGTGGCGCGCCACGGTCGCGCTGCCCGACGATCCGCTGGTGCACACCCTGGTCGCCGTCTACGTCACCGACCTGTACATGATCGACCCCGCACTGCAGGTGCACGGGCATTCGATGCGGGCGCGAACGCACCGCAGCGGCACCACCGATTCCTCGGTGTGGTTTCACCGGCCGGTGCGCGCCGACGAGTGGAATCTGCTGGAGTCGACCTCCCCGGCGGCGGCGCGGGGCCGCGGCGTCATCACGGCGAGCCTGGTGCGCGCCGACGGGGTCGTCGCCGCGACCCTGGTCCAGGAGGGACTCATCGCGGAGCGGGAACCGCGTCCGCGGTGA
- a CDS encoding CoA transferase, translated as MQSTDPFRPLAGVRIVEISSFVAVPLAGMTLTQLGAEVVRVDPVGGAADYRRWPVTDAGDSIYWAGLNKGKRSVAVDMRSAEGQELVTRLIADAGVLITNVAGRQWHSYDTLVEHRPDLIHVEVSGRADGGTGVDYTVNAATGFPLVTGPAELATPVNHVLPAWDVSCGLYAALAVTAALRHRDATGAGTRISIPLENVALATAGNLAFLTEAMLAGTTRPRVGNSLYGTYGQHFVTGDGAAFMVVALTNRHFRDLTELTGTAKAVAALAEALGADFGDEGERYRHRAALTGLFTVWFSAHTAEEVAAALSGTSVLWERYRSFAEVAADERVTANPLFTELDQPRIGRHLAPGLPVAIDGAYPPAVPAPALGDDTAAVLTEWLGVSAQDITRLTESGCVATGTDA; from the coding sequence CGAGGTGGTGCGTGTCGACCCCGTCGGTGGAGCCGCGGACTATCGGCGCTGGCCGGTCACCGACGCCGGAGACAGCATCTACTGGGCCGGCCTGAACAAGGGTAAGCGCTCGGTCGCGGTGGACATGCGATCCGCCGAGGGGCAGGAACTGGTGACCCGCCTGATCGCCGACGCCGGCGTGCTGATCACGAATGTGGCTGGGCGGCAGTGGCATTCGTACGACACGTTGGTCGAGCACCGGCCGGACCTGATCCACGTCGAGGTGTCGGGCCGTGCCGACGGCGGTACAGGGGTCGACTACACGGTCAACGCCGCGACGGGTTTCCCGCTGGTGACGGGCCCGGCCGAGCTCGCCACCCCGGTCAACCACGTGCTGCCCGCATGGGACGTGTCGTGCGGGCTGTACGCCGCGCTCGCGGTCACCGCCGCGCTGCGCCACCGCGACGCCACCGGTGCGGGGACGCGGATCAGCATCCCGCTGGAGAACGTGGCGCTGGCGACGGCGGGCAACCTCGCGTTCCTCACCGAGGCGATGCTGGCCGGCACGACGCGGCCCCGCGTCGGCAATTCGCTGTACGGCACCTACGGCCAGCACTTCGTCACCGGCGACGGCGCGGCCTTCATGGTGGTGGCCCTGACCAACCGGCACTTCCGCGACCTCACCGAACTCACCGGGACGGCGAAAGCCGTTGCGGCGCTGGCCGAGGCGCTGGGCGCGGACTTCGGCGACGAGGGGGAGCGCTACCGGCACCGCGCGGCGCTGACCGGGCTGTTCACGGTCTGGTTCAGTGCGCACACCGCCGAGGAGGTGGCCGCCGCCCTGTCCGGCACGTCGGTGCTGTGGGAGCGCTACCGCAGCTTCGCCGAGGTGGCCGCCGACGAGCGGGTCACCGCCAACCCGCTGTTCACCGAACTGGACCAGCCGCGCATCGGCCGACACCTCGCACCCGGCCTGCCCGTCGCGATCGACGGTGCGTACCCGCCCGCCGTTCCCGCGCCCGCCCTCGGCGACGACACCGCGGCGGTGCTCACCGAGTGGCTGGGCGTCTCCGCCCAGGACATCACCCGCCTGACCGAATCGGGATGCGTGGCAACAGGTACCGACGCGTGA
- a CDS encoding AMP-binding protein, with amino-acid sequence MTGLVDRLRGHGERVAVLTDTQRLSYRDLADAVSEVAAALGPTRRLVLLETRNDLPTLVHYLGALAGGHVVLPVAAERGHDELVDTYDPDVVVDGDGLHIRRAGSAHALHDDLALLLSTSGSTGSPKLVRLSRRNLTSNAAAIAEYLDIRDTDRAATTLPMSYCYGLSVVHSHLLRGAALILTEHSVVDDEFWALFRRHRGTTFAGVPYTFDLLDRVGFEAMDLPHLRYLTQAGGRLAPERVRRYARLGAARGWQLFVMYGATEATSRMAYLPPELAADHPGCIGRPIPGGSFTIEPLDGWPADDAAGELVYRGANVMMGYAHDAADLSRGAEVDALHTGDIARRRPDGLYEVIGRSSRFVKMYGLRIDLQRVEAALREHGVRALCTDLDDSLVVAATPPHDPADVARLAADTAGVPSSAVRAVAVDELPVLSTGKPDYPAVRALADGLADPAPQQPADLVTVFADVLHLDPDSIDPDASFVDLGGNSLTYVAMSVRLERALGRLPADWQRLPLRDLQVRTAPRRRWTATLETSVALRAVAIVLIVGSHAELFELWGGAHVLLGIAGYNFGRFCLTPAPRADRVRHLRTTIAWIAVPSVLWVAVALMVTDDYHFSNLLLANKIVGPHDSMTAGRLWFVEVLVWVLVALAALIALPTADRLERRRPFVFAAMFLAAGLALRYDVLGLDLGRDAWFTMLAFWFFAVGWAAAKATAVWQRVAVTVAVAVGLYGYFDDTQREVLVLTGFLLLIWLPALRVPAGLTVVAGVVAEASLYTYLTHFQVYALFEGHPAVGVAASLAVGILLTQAITLVRRRLHARRATLTADAVPAPR; translated from the coding sequence ATGACCGGGCTCGTCGACCGTCTGCGCGGGCACGGTGAACGGGTCGCCGTGCTGACCGATACGCAGCGGCTCTCCTACCGCGACCTCGCCGACGCGGTGTCGGAGGTCGCCGCCGCACTGGGACCCACCCGTCGCCTGGTGCTGCTCGAAACCCGTAACGACCTCCCCACGCTGGTGCACTACCTGGGCGCGCTGGCCGGTGGCCACGTCGTGCTGCCGGTCGCCGCCGAGCGCGGGCACGACGAGCTGGTCGACACCTACGACCCGGACGTCGTCGTCGACGGCGACGGGCTGCACATCCGGCGCGCGGGCAGCGCCCACGCCCTGCACGACGACCTGGCCCTGCTGTTGTCGACGTCGGGCAGCACCGGGTCGCCGAAACTCGTGCGCCTGTCCCGCCGCAACCTGACCAGCAACGCCGCCGCCATCGCCGAATACCTCGACATCCGCGACACCGACCGCGCCGCAACCACATTGCCGATGTCGTACTGCTACGGACTCTCGGTGGTCCACAGCCACCTGCTGCGCGGCGCCGCGCTCATCCTCACCGAGCACTCCGTGGTCGACGACGAGTTCTGGGCGCTGTTCCGGCGTCACCGCGGCACCACGTTCGCCGGTGTGCCCTATACGTTCGACCTGCTCGACCGCGTGGGCTTCGAGGCGATGGACCTGCCGCATCTTCGGTACCTCACCCAGGCCGGCGGCCGGCTGGCACCCGAGCGGGTGCGCCGGTACGCCCGGCTCGGCGCCGCCCGCGGCTGGCAGCTGTTCGTGATGTACGGCGCGACCGAGGCGACGTCCCGCATGGCCTACCTCCCGCCCGAGCTGGCCGCCGACCACCCCGGCTGCATCGGACGCCCCATTCCCGGCGGTTCCTTCACCATCGAACCGCTCGACGGCTGGCCGGCCGACGACGCCGCGGGTGAACTCGTCTACCGCGGCGCCAACGTGATGATGGGGTACGCCCACGACGCCGCCGACCTGTCGCGGGGCGCCGAGGTCGACGCCCTGCACACCGGTGACATCGCCCGCCGCCGGCCGGACGGGCTCTACGAGGTGATCGGCCGCAGTAGCCGGTTCGTCAAGATGTACGGGCTACGCATCGACCTCCAGCGCGTCGAGGCCGCGCTGCGCGAGCACGGTGTGCGCGCGCTCTGCACCGACCTCGACGACTCTCTGGTCGTCGCCGCGACGCCCCCACACGATCCGGCGGACGTGGCACGGCTGGCCGCGGACACCGCGGGTGTCCCGTCGAGCGCCGTACGGGCCGTGGCCGTCGACGAACTGCCGGTGCTGTCGACCGGCAAACCGGACTACCCCGCGGTGCGGGCGCTGGCCGACGGGCTCGCCGACCCGGCACCGCAGCAGCCCGCCGACCTGGTGACGGTGTTCGCCGACGTCCTGCACCTGGACCCGGACTCGATCGATCCGGACGCCAGCTTCGTCGACCTCGGCGGCAACTCACTGACCTACGTGGCGATGTCGGTGCGGTTGGAACGCGCGCTGGGCCGGCTGCCGGCCGACTGGCAGCGCCTGCCGCTGCGCGATCTGCAGGTCCGGACGGCGCCCCGGCGGCGGTGGACCGCCACGCTCGAGACCAGCGTCGCCCTGCGGGCCGTCGCGATCGTGTTGATCGTCGGCTCCCACGCCGAGCTGTTCGAGCTGTGGGGCGGTGCGCACGTACTGCTCGGGATCGCCGGCTACAACTTCGGCCGGTTCTGCCTGACTCCCGCGCCGCGCGCAGACCGGGTGCGCCACCTGCGCACGACGATCGCCTGGATCGCGGTGCCGTCGGTACTGTGGGTGGCCGTGGCCCTGATGGTGACCGACGACTATCACTTCTCGAACCTGTTGCTAGCCAACAAGATCGTGGGTCCGCACGACAGTATGACGGCCGGACGCCTGTGGTTCGTCGAGGTGCTGGTGTGGGTCCTGGTCGCGCTGGCTGCGCTCATCGCGTTGCCCACGGCGGATCGCCTCGAGCGCCGGCGGCCGTTCGTGTTCGCCGCGATGTTCCTGGCGGCCGGTCTGGCACTGCGCTACGACGTCCTCGGACTCGACCTGGGCCGCGACGCCTGGTTCACCATGCTGGCGTTCTGGTTCTTCGCGGTCGGCTGGGCTGCGGCGAAGGCCACCGCGGTGTGGCAGCGCGTCGCGGTCACCGTCGCCGTCGCGGTGGGACTGTACGGCTACTTCGACGACACGCAGCGCGAGGTGCTGGTGCTGACGGGCTTCCTGCTGCTGATCTGGTTGCCCGCCCTGCGCGTTCCCGCCGGGCTCACCGTGGTGGCGGGCGTGGTCGCCGAGGCGTCGCTCTACACCTACCTCACGCACTTCCAGGTCTACGCGCTGTTCGAGGGTCACCCCGCCGTCGGGGTCGCGGCGTCGCTCGCGGTCGGAATCCTGCTCACCCAGGCGATCACGCTGGTGCGCCGCAGGCTGCACGCGCGGCGGGCCACCCTCACCGCGGACGCGGTTCCCGCTCCGCGATGA